The following coding sequences lie in one Myxococcales bacterium genomic window:
- the argG gene encoding argininosuccinate synthase, translating to MSRIHKSLPPKGTPIGIAYSGGLDTRTAVAWLSRQGLEVHAYTADLAQPDEASPADIPPTALVHGAKAAKLVDCRDAMVAEGIVALQCGAFHLATAGRKYFNTTPLGRVVTTTAIVGAMKADGVHVFGDGSTHKGNDIQRFFRYGALLNPELTIYKPWLDTAFVQAFGGRTEMSEYLVGLGLPYKMGTEKAYSTDANVLGATHEAKDLERLDRGMRIVEPIMGVAHWRPEVQITPEEISVRFERGVPVALSGERFSSLTELFLAANRAGGRHGLGMSDQIENRVIEAKSRGIYEAPGMALLHVAYERILSAVHSENTTDLYATLGRRLGRLLYEGRWLDPEAELLKSALTAWIAPSITGEVTIELRRGDDYTLLDTQVPNAAYQADKLSMEKTLSAFSPEDRIGALEVSGISVQDARDLLLARAGATAAPLGLRADDLIR from the coding sequence GTGAGCCGCATCCACAAGTCTCTCCCGCCCAAAGGTACCCCCATCGGCATCGCCTACTCTGGCGGCCTCGACACGCGCACCGCGGTCGCCTGGCTCTCGCGCCAAGGACTGGAGGTGCACGCGTACACGGCGGACCTGGCCCAGCCCGACGAGGCGAGCCCGGCCGACATCCCTCCCACGGCGCTCGTCCACGGCGCGAAGGCCGCGAAGCTCGTCGACTGCCGCGACGCGATGGTGGCCGAGGGCATCGTGGCGCTCCAGTGCGGGGCGTTCCACCTCGCGACCGCAGGGCGGAAGTACTTCAACACGACGCCGCTCGGCCGCGTGGTGACGACCACGGCCATCGTGGGCGCCATGAAGGCCGACGGGGTCCACGTGTTCGGCGACGGCAGCACCCACAAGGGCAACGACATCCAGCGCTTCTTCCGGTACGGCGCGCTGCTGAACCCCGAGCTCACGATCTACAAGCCGTGGCTCGACACGGCGTTCGTACAAGCCTTCGGAGGGCGCACCGAGATGAGCGAGTACCTCGTCGGCCTCGGCCTCCCGTACAAGATGGGAACCGAGAAGGCGTACAGCACCGACGCGAACGTGCTCGGCGCGACCCACGAGGCCAAGGACCTCGAGCGGCTCGACCGCGGGATGCGCATCGTGGAGCCGATCATGGGCGTCGCACACTGGCGGCCGGAGGTGCAGATCACGCCGGAGGAGATCTCGGTCCGCTTCGAGCGCGGCGTACCCGTGGCGCTCTCCGGCGAGCGGTTCTCGAGCCTCACGGAGCTCTTCCTCGCGGCCAACCGCGCCGGCGGGCGGCACGGCCTCGGGATGAGTGATCAGATCGAGAACCGCGTGATCGAGGCCAAGAGCCGCGGAATCTACGAGGCGCCGGGCATGGCGCTGCTCCACGTCGCCTACGAGCGCATCCTCTCGGCGGTGCACTCCGAGAACACGACCGACCTCTACGCGACGCTCGGCCGTCGACTGGGTCGCCTGCTCTACGAGGGCCGCTGGCTCGACCCGGAGGCGGAGCTGCTCAAGTCCGCGCTCACCGCGTGGATCGCCCCCAGCATCACCGGCGAGGTCACGATCGAGCTGCGCCGCGGCGACGACTACACGCTGCTCGACACGCAGGTGCCGAACGCCGCCTACCAGGCCGACAAGCTCTCCATGGAGAAGACGCTGAGCGCGTTCTCGCCGGAGGACCGCATCGGCGCGCTCGAGGTCTCCGGCATCTCCGTGCAAGACGCACGCGATCTCCTGCTCGCTCGAGCGGGCGCGACGGCGGCTCCGCTCGGGCTGCGCGCCGACGACCTCATTCGCTGA
- a CDS encoding alpha/beta hydrolase, which yields MDSFTTRTRKAVGSLLAQGFFAGASRIGRMHPRAAPARHGVRVIKDQRYHEGRRKEHLLDVYLPAAATSDPLPIVFYVHGGGFRILSKDTHWIMGLAFARRGYAVFNVEYRLAPAERYPAAIADVCHAYTWVIEHAARFGADPSRVVLAGESAGANLVTSLAAALAYERPEPWARAAYGTNAVPRAVVPACGLFQVSDSARFARRKPSMSSFVAERLEEIEASYLGAAPHAVSLDLADPLVLFERGEAPSRPLPPFFLPVGTKDPLLDDTRRLARALTRLGAVAEDAYYPGEVHAFHAFVMRSAARACWADTFAFLERQGIGPRMSPGLANG from the coding sequence ATGGACTCGTTCACGACGCGCACCCGAAAGGCCGTGGGCTCCCTTCTCGCGCAGGGCTTCTTCGCCGGGGCCTCGCGGATCGGCCGCATGCACCCCCGCGCGGCGCCCGCGCGCCACGGGGTGCGGGTCATCAAAGATCAGAGATATCATGAGGGCCGACGCAAAGAGCACCTGCTGGACGTCTACCTCCCTGCGGCCGCGACCAGCGACCCGCTGCCCATCGTCTTCTACGTGCACGGCGGCGGGTTCCGCATTCTGTCGAAGGACACGCACTGGATCATGGGCCTCGCCTTCGCGCGCCGAGGCTATGCCGTGTTCAACGTGGAGTACCGCCTCGCGCCGGCGGAGCGCTACCCGGCCGCGATCGCCGACGTGTGCCACGCCTACACATGGGTCATCGAGCACGCCGCGCGCTTCGGCGCCGACCCGTCACGCGTGGTCCTCGCGGGCGAGTCGGCCGGGGCGAACCTGGTCACGAGCCTCGCGGCCGCGCTCGCGTACGAGCGCCCCGAGCCATGGGCGAGGGCCGCGTACGGGACGAACGCCGTGCCCCGCGCGGTGGTGCCGGCGTGCGGCCTGTTTCAGGTCAGCGACTCGGCGCGCTTCGCGCGGAGGAAGCCCTCGATGTCGTCGTTCGTGGCGGAGCGTCTCGAGGAGATCGAGGCCTCGTACCTCGGCGCGGCGCCGCACGCGGTGTCGCTCGACCTCGCCGACCCCCTCGTGCTCTTCGAGCGCGGCGAGGCTCCGAGCCGGCCGCTCCCCCCGTTCTTCCTGCCGGTCGGTACGAAGGACCCTCTCCTCGACGACACCCGCCGGCTGGCGCGCGCCCTCACGCGCCTCGGCGCCGTCGCGGAGGACGCGTACTACCCGGGCGAGGTCCACGCGTTCCACGCGTTCGTCATGCGCTCGGCCGCGCGCGCCTGCTGGGCCGACACGTTCGCCTTCCTGGAGCGCCAGGGCATCGGGCCGCGCATGAGCCCAGGACTCGCGAACGGTTGA
- a CDS encoding HAMP domain-containing protein — MSSTPTPTAPRGVAAQVLVAFLLTTLAFAVTVAFSVYALRRAAQDNEELAKGFVPVALRLGQLRATQATLATLVDGIPGERDPQSTKLLLQTLTSVRTATLLETRAAMERLAASGNHDSDVLARALAQDMDSVEATIVGDRRALEELFAAIERGDTNSANRAIVVIGAQEHDADKKLGALASRVAASMEVVGALARTRERRSIAMMIGLAALAVAVGAGMSVRVSRLLRPLGAVTARARAVAQGDRTPKPVAPASDEIGELAVAFEKMVEAVAAAQSRSVAAERLAAIGKMAAHVTHEIRNPLSSISLNIELLDEELAGATLPGEARDLLASITREVERLGNLSEEYLRLARIPTSRMDAEDLGALVVDVAKFSRPELARAGLELKVDVADALPPTLFDEAQLRQAVLNLLRNAREATPSGGEGGVIELSVLAEGMSVVLLVADRGGGIPEGLRERVFDPFFSTKGEGTGLGLATTRRIVEAHGGTLGWSARDGGGTVFRLALPLVSSDGPRALAQGLG, encoded by the coding sequence GTGAGCTCGACGCCGACGCCCACCGCGCCTCGCGGCGTCGCGGCGCAGGTGCTCGTCGCGTTCCTGCTGACGACCCTCGCGTTCGCCGTGACCGTCGCGTTCAGCGTGTACGCGCTCCGCCGGGCCGCGCAGGACAACGAGGAGCTCGCGAAGGGGTTCGTCCCGGTGGCGCTCCGCCTCGGGCAGCTCCGCGCCACGCAGGCGACCCTCGCCACGCTCGTCGACGGCATCCCGGGGGAGCGCGATCCGCAGTCCACGAAGCTGCTGCTCCAGACGCTCACGAGCGTGCGCACCGCGACGCTGCTCGAGACGCGCGCGGCGATGGAGCGGCTCGCCGCCTCGGGCAACCATGACTCGGACGTGCTCGCGCGGGCGCTCGCCCAAGACATGGACAGCGTCGAGGCGACCATCGTGGGCGATCGGCGGGCGCTCGAGGAGCTCTTCGCGGCGATCGAGCGCGGCGACACGAACAGCGCCAACCGCGCGATCGTGGTGATCGGCGCCCAGGAGCACGACGCCGACAAGAAGCTCGGCGCGCTCGCGAGCCGTGTGGCCGCGTCGATGGAGGTCGTCGGAGCCCTCGCGCGGACCCGGGAGCGGCGCTCGATCGCGATGATGATCGGCCTCGCGGCGCTGGCGGTCGCGGTCGGGGCGGGGATGTCGGTGCGCGTGAGCCGGCTGCTCAGGCCGCTCGGCGCGGTCACGGCGCGCGCCCGCGCCGTCGCCCAGGGCGACCGCACGCCGAAGCCCGTCGCGCCCGCGAGCGACGAGATAGGCGAGCTCGCCGTCGCCTTCGAGAAGATGGTCGAGGCCGTCGCCGCCGCCCAGAGCCGCAGCGTGGCGGCCGAGCGGCTGGCCGCCATCGGGAAGATGGCCGCGCACGTGACCCACGAGATCCGCAACCCGCTGAGCTCCATCTCGCTCAACATCGAGCTGCTCGACGAGGAGCTCGCCGGCGCCACTCTGCCTGGCGAAGCGCGTGATCTCCTCGCCTCGATCACGCGCGAGGTGGAGCGACTCGGGAACCTCTCCGAAGAATACCTGCGTCTTGCACGCATCCCCACGTCACGCATGGACGCCGAAGACCTCGGCGCGCTCGTGGTCGACGTGGCGAAGTTCTCGCGGCCCGAGCTCGCGCGCGCCGGACTCGAGCTCAAGGTCGACGTCGCGGACGCTCTCCCGCCGACCCTGTTCGACGAGGCGCAGCTCCGTCAGGCCGTGCTGAACCTGCTGCGCAACGCGCGCGAGGCCACGCCGAGCGGGGGCGAGGGTGGCGTGATCGAGCTGTCGGTGCTGGCCGAGGGAATGAGCGTCGTCCTGCTCGTCGCCGACCGGGGCGGCGGGATCCCCGAGGGGCTCCGCGAGCGCGTGTTCGACCCGTTCTTCTCCACCAAGGGCGAGGGCACGGGCCTCGGCCTCGCGACCACGCGACGCATCGTCGAGGCCCACGGCGGGACGCTCGGCTGGTCGGCGCGCGACGGCGGCGGCACGGTGTTTCGCCTCGCGCTGCCGCTCGTCTCGTCGGATGGCCCACGCGCGCTCGCGCAGGGCCTCGGCTGA
- a CDS encoding DNA translocase FtsK produces MAFPLLAQRRAEPVLPPNNRVPTVVGKGAGALARHREVAALAMWTGAVFVTLALASYAGEPTLAAVAENATPREPIVGENWVGPVGEAFARAFVQLVGVAAWVVPLEMFLLGIPFVRGKQNNITPARLGGDMLMLVIAAALVQVGWPTAVAFGKQPAAGLVGELFGEVGRSLFSSIGSFLVGFSLLGLILIARATFSFIALMRSIAAFFRAATLRIVGGARAISEAWRAARDLERDASEKRQSEDAPKILRASPDEVIVAALPESDPEDDVFVPTEESAAPPSVKPKRSKPSGPARRALAEKDETSPSAPLAPPTAKDLDGEAPVSEGPSREEPLDAAGATSKPRASKSPARRADRVNVGAAEAADEPSSDAAEAGVQGPRPRASEGDAPQAIPAAAVAVAEPKPKFTIVDTSGALATAKLERGDRLVPALGAGFRLPPHDMLEAAVVDPSLILDEGALHKNAELLVKTLADYKISGKVEEILPGPVVTTFEVSPVAGTKVSRVAALADDLALALAKKVRIVAPIPGKNRIGFELPNEKRLSVNLRELVEDRRFQSLDVPLPVVLGRDIVGNPVYADLASMPHVIVAGATGAGKSVGINVMLTSLLYRRSPEEMRLLLIDPKVVELAPFDRIPHMLLPVVTDMKQAATALKWAVDEMERRYQLFADAGTKNISTYNGWVKRVERGEARNPLPKQVLGKDFNGFEDAVSPGEGEEGTQPLPEKLPHLVIVVDEFADLMMQQGKDVETSVARLAQKARAAGMHVILATQRPSVDVITGMIKANFPTRIAFRVAQKIDSRTILDEQGAEHLLGKGDMLVKLNGTNDTKRVQCPFLSEEEVLRVMDFLRLQGEPVYDENILKPRDDEAAAEDAEDAEQDPMYDQAVRLVADTKRCSTSWLQRKLGLGYNRAARIVEMMEKRGLVGGANGSKDREVLFDAI; encoded by the coding sequence ATGGCCTTCCCACTCCTCGCACAGCGCCGGGCCGAACCCGTGCTTCCACCGAACAACCGCGTGCCGACCGTGGTCGGGAAGGGCGCCGGGGCACTGGCGCGCCACCGCGAGGTCGCGGCGCTGGCCATGTGGACGGGCGCGGTGTTCGTGACGCTGGCGCTCGCCTCCTACGCGGGAGAGCCCACGCTCGCCGCGGTGGCGGAGAACGCCACCCCCCGTGAGCCCATCGTCGGCGAGAACTGGGTGGGCCCGGTCGGAGAGGCCTTCGCCCGCGCCTTCGTTCAGCTCGTGGGGGTGGCGGCCTGGGTCGTGCCCCTCGAGATGTTCTTGCTCGGCATCCCGTTCGTGCGCGGCAAGCAGAACAACATCACGCCGGCCCGACTGGGCGGCGACATGCTGATGCTGGTCATCGCCGCCGCGCTCGTGCAGGTGGGCTGGCCGACCGCGGTCGCCTTCGGCAAGCAGCCCGCGGCCGGCCTCGTGGGGGAGCTCTTCGGTGAGGTGGGGCGCTCGCTCTTCTCCTCGATCGGCTCCTTCCTCGTGGGCTTCTCGCTGCTCGGCCTCATTTTGATCGCGCGAGCCACCTTCTCGTTCATCGCCCTCATGCGCTCGATCGCGGCGTTCTTCCGGGCGGCCACGCTCCGCATCGTGGGCGGCGCGCGGGCGATCTCCGAGGCGTGGCGCGCGGCGCGGGACCTCGAGCGAGACGCGAGCGAGAAGCGGCAGAGCGAGGACGCACCGAAGATCCTCCGCGCGAGCCCGGACGAGGTGATCGTCGCGGCCCTGCCCGAGAGCGATCCCGAGGACGACGTCTTCGTCCCGACGGAGGAGTCCGCGGCGCCGCCGTCGGTCAAGCCGAAGCGCTCCAAGCCAAGCGGCCCTGCCCGCCGAGCGCTCGCGGAGAAGGACGAGACGTCGCCGAGCGCGCCGCTCGCGCCGCCGACCGCGAAGGACCTCGACGGAGAGGCCCCCGTGAGCGAAGGGCCGAGCCGCGAGGAGCCTCTCGACGCGGCCGGCGCCACGAGCAAGCCGCGGGCCTCGAAGTCCCCGGCGCGCCGCGCCGACCGCGTCAACGTGGGCGCGGCCGAAGCGGCCGACGAGCCGAGCAGCGACGCGGCAGAGGCCGGCGTCCAAGGTCCACGCCCCCGCGCAAGCGAGGGCGACGCCCCGCAAGCCATCCCGGCGGCGGCGGTGGCGGTGGCCGAGCCCAAGCCCAAGTTCACCATCGTGGACACCTCCGGTGCCCTCGCGACCGCGAAGCTCGAGCGCGGCGACAGGCTGGTTCCCGCGCTCGGCGCCGGGTTTCGGCTTCCCCCGCACGACATGCTCGAGGCGGCGGTGGTCGACCCGAGCCTCATCTTGGACGAGGGGGCGCTCCACAAGAACGCCGAGCTGCTCGTCAAGACACTTGCAGACTACAAGATTTCCGGGAAGGTCGAGGAGATCCTCCCAGGTCCCGTCGTCACGACGTTCGAGGTCTCGCCGGTCGCTGGCACCAAGGTGTCGCGCGTGGCGGCGCTCGCCGACGATCTCGCGCTCGCCCTCGCCAAGAAGGTGCGCATCGTGGCGCCCATCCCTGGCAAGAACCGCATCGGCTTCGAGCTCCCGAACGAGAAGCGGCTCTCGGTCAACCTCCGGGAGCTCGTCGAAGACCGGCGCTTTCAGTCGCTCGACGTCCCGCTCCCGGTCGTGCTCGGCCGAGACATCGTGGGCAACCCTGTCTACGCGGATCTCGCCAGCATGCCGCACGTGATCGTGGCGGGCGCGACGGGCGCCGGAAAGAGCGTCGGCATCAACGTGATGCTCACGTCGCTGCTCTACCGACGCTCACCGGAGGAGATGCGCCTGCTGCTCATCGATCCGAAGGTCGTCGAGCTCGCGCCATTCGACCGCATCCCTCACATGCTGCTCCCCGTCGTCACCGACATGAAGCAGGCCGCGACCGCCTTGAAGTGGGCCGTCGACGAGATGGAGCGCCGCTACCAGCTCTTCGCCGACGCGGGCACGAAGAACATCTCCACGTACAACGGCTGGGTGAAGCGCGTGGAGCGGGGCGAGGCGCGCAACCCGCTACCGAAGCAGGTCCTCGGCAAGGACTTCAACGGGTTCGAGGACGCGGTCTCCCCGGGAGAGGGCGAAGAGGGCACGCAGCCGCTGCCCGAGAAGCTCCCCCACCTCGTCATCGTCGTCGACGAGTTCGCCGACCTCATGATGCAGCAGGGGAAAGACGTAGAGACCTCGGTGGCGCGGCTCGCGCAGAAGGCCCGCGCGGCGGGGATGCACGTCATTCTCGCGACGCAGCGCCCGAGCGTCGACGTCATCACCGGCATGATCAAGGCGAACTTCCCGACGCGAATCGCCTTCCGCGTGGCCCAGAAGATCGACAGCCGCACCATCCTCGACGAGCAGGGCGCCGAGCACCTGCTCGGCAAGGGCGACATGCTCGTGAAGCTCAACGGCACGAACGACACGAAGCGCGTGCAGTGCCCGTTCCTCAGCGAAGAGGAGGTCCTCCGTGTGATGGACTTCCTGCGACTCCAGGGCGAGCCGGTCTACGACGAGAACATCCTCAAGCCGCGCGACGACGAGGCCGCCGCCGAGGACGCCGAGGACGCGGAGCAAGACCCCATGTACGATCAGGCGGTGCGGCTCGTGGCCGACACGAAGCGCTGCTCGACCTCCTGGCTCCAGCGCAAGCTCGGGCTCGGCTACAACCGCGCCGCGCGCATCGTCGAGATGATGGAGAAGCGGGGCCTGGTCGGAGGCGCGAACGGCTCGAAGGACCGCGAAGTGCTCTTCGACGCGATCTGA
- a CDS encoding (Fe-S)-binding protein, translated as MARPDDRAFVRLPTLASAQAELETCTFCPKLCRTVCPVSNAEPRESLTPWGKMSSVYHLARGDVSQGEREGESGFAEVAFACTNCGACANACDHQNPVGPTLNLARDAARKAGLAPEGATRVLAGFAAHAADSELRARSLDPREPGTNRSRTALVVGCAYLRGAEPEALAALQVARALVGEDVVLVGGCCGLPLLHAGDDEGFTSNLRAFAERLAPYSDVLVVDAGCARALRAIAPLRGVPTPPIELLVERAATSLHALAPLPDVGPARFHDPCQLGRGLGVYEAPRAVLTRLTGSAPQEFDRRRDGAACSGAGGLLPITFPEVARAATRDRLAEHTRGGGGTLVTACASSLRAFRAAGEPAVDLVSLLARAVASGTTLATAAPGDEADGPDEPKPRQA; from the coding sequence GTGGCTCGGCCCGACGACCGCGCGTTCGTAAGGCTCCCCACGCTCGCGAGCGCGCAGGCGGAGCTGGAGACGTGCACGTTCTGTCCGAAGCTCTGCCGCACGGTCTGCCCCGTCTCCAACGCGGAGCCTCGCGAGTCCCTCACCCCGTGGGGGAAGATGTCCTCCGTCTACCACCTGGCGAGGGGCGACGTGAGCCAGGGGGAGCGGGAGGGCGAGAGCGGCTTCGCCGAGGTGGCATTCGCGTGCACCAACTGCGGGGCGTGCGCGAACGCGTGCGATCACCAGAACCCGGTTGGCCCCACGCTGAACCTGGCGCGCGACGCCGCGCGCAAGGCGGGGCTCGCGCCGGAGGGTGCGACCCGAGTGCTGGCCGGCTTCGCGGCGCACGCGGCCGACTCGGAGCTCCGCGCGAGGTCTCTCGATCCGCGTGAGCCGGGCACGAACCGGTCGCGCACGGCCCTCGTCGTCGGGTGCGCCTACTTGCGTGGCGCCGAGCCCGAGGCGCTCGCGGCCCTCCAGGTCGCGCGGGCGCTCGTGGGGGAGGACGTGGTGCTCGTCGGCGGCTGCTGTGGGCTGCCGCTCCTCCACGCGGGAGACGACGAGGGCTTCACGAGCAACCTCCGCGCCTTCGCGGAGCGCCTCGCCCCCTACTCGGATGTGCTCGTCGTGGACGCGGGCTGCGCGCGCGCCCTCCGGGCCATCGCCCCCTTGCGTGGAGTGCCGACGCCGCCCATCGAGCTGCTCGTGGAGCGCGCCGCGACGTCGCTGCACGCGCTCGCCCCGCTCCCCGACGTAGGGCCGGCGCGGTTTCACGATCCCTGCCAGCTCGGGCGAGGGCTCGGGGTCTACGAGGCGCCGCGCGCCGTGCTCACGCGGCTCACCGGCAGCGCTCCCCAAGAGTTCGATCGCCGTCGCGACGGGGCGGCCTGCTCCGGCGCCGGAGGGCTCCTCCCGATCACCTTCCCAGAGGTCGCGCGGGCCGCCACGCGAGACCGCTTGGCCGAGCACACCCGCGGCGGCGGCGGCACGCTCGTGACGGCCTGTGCCTCGTCGCTGCGCGCGTTTCGCGCCGCGGGCGAGCCCGCGGTCGATCTCGTGTCGCTGCTCGCGCGCGCCGTCGCGTCCGGCACGACCCTCGCTACCGCCGCGCCGGGCGACGAGGCTGACGGGCCCGACGAGCCCAAGCCCCGTCAGGCGTGA
- a CDS encoding FHA domain-containing protein, whose amino-acid sequence MSSDPNKKSPRTFQCRDVLWDTFEQMARELECSVDYLINESMKQYSRQRNYGERAPAREAPQRDPAFVTGPPPPPPMPARGTVPPQGRLPPPPLPRGGGGGMPPPPPPRQPTMSTRQPPSGGGGGLPMPPPPRGGGGAPPPPAYPRNPPPPIERERPPPAREARDPGPPPRGNGGFGPQGASLSVMYQGEKWAVNKDRFVIGRGRQSSDLTLKDPNVSRQHAMVEYQNGVYFIVDMGSTNGVEYNGQRIARKQIAEGDVFRICDHDLRFTFR is encoded by the coding sequence ATGAGCTCGGATCCGAACAAGAAAAGCCCGCGGACCTTTCAGTGCCGCGACGTCCTTTGGGACACGTTCGAGCAGATGGCCCGAGAGCTCGAGTGCAGCGTCGACTACCTCATCAACGAGTCGATGAAGCAGTACTCGCGGCAGCGAAACTACGGGGAGCGCGCGCCCGCGCGCGAGGCGCCCCAGCGTGACCCGGCCTTCGTCACGGGTCCGCCGCCCCCGCCGCCCATGCCGGCGCGTGGCACTGTGCCGCCCCAAGGGCGCTTGCCGCCGCCGCCGCTCCCTCGTGGTGGAGGAGGAGGCATGCCGCCGCCCCCGCCGCCCCGACAGCCCACCATGTCGACGCGCCAGCCGCCGTCCGGCGGTGGAGGCGGGCTCCCCATGCCGCCGCCGCCGCGAGGAGGTGGGGGCGCCCCGCCGCCGCCCGCGTATCCGCGCAACCCGCCGCCGCCGATCGAGCGCGAGCGTCCGCCGCCCGCGCGCGAGGCGCGTGACCCCGGTCCGCCCCCGCGCGGCAACGGGGGGTTCGGTCCCCAGGGCGCCTCGCTGAGCGTCATGTACCAAGGTGAGAAGTGGGCCGTGAACAAGGACCGCTTCGTCATCGGCCGTGGTCGGCAGTCGAGCGATCTCACCCTCAAGGACCCCAACGTCTCTCGCCAGCACGCCATGGTCGAGTACCAGAACGGCGTGTACTTCATCGTCGACATGGGCTCGACGAACGGTGTAGAATACAATGGTCAGCGCATCGCGCGAAAGCAGATCGCCGAAGGGGACGTCTTCCGCATTTGCGACCACGACCTCCGCTTCACGTTCCGCTGA
- the rph gene encoding ribonuclease PH has translation MPRPDSRTNTDLRPVTMQLGFHSYAEGSALYRAGATVVLCTASLEDRVPAFLEGNGKGWVTAEYQMHPRANPQRREPRDGRGKAPSGRTQEIQRLVGRSLRAAVDLDALGERTIALDCDVLEADGGTRTAAITGSFVALAVALDKLRRAGRLERPVLRAPVAATSVGWLDGELRLDLMYLEDSKAGVDLNLVATADGGIVEVQGTAEGAPIPRGDLDRMVDLGLDGVQRLVAMQRAALEAHGVDLGALTQAAP, from the coding sequence ATGCCACGCCCCGACTCACGCACCAACACGGACCTCCGGCCCGTGACCATGCAGCTCGGCTTCCACTCGTACGCCGAGGGCTCTGCGCTCTACCGGGCCGGCGCGACCGTCGTCCTCTGCACGGCCTCGCTCGAAGATCGCGTGCCCGCGTTCCTCGAGGGCAACGGGAAGGGCTGGGTCACGGCCGAGTACCAAATGCACCCGCGCGCGAACCCGCAGCGCCGCGAGCCACGCGACGGGCGCGGCAAGGCGCCCTCGGGCCGCACGCAGGAAATCCAGCGCCTCGTGGGGCGATCGTTGCGCGCCGCGGTCGATCTCGACGCGCTCGGCGAGCGGACGATCGCGCTCGACTGCGACGTGCTCGAGGCCGACGGCGGCACCCGCACCGCGGCGATCACGGGCTCGTTCGTGGCGCTGGCCGTCGCGCTCGACAAGCTGCGCCGAGCGGGGCGGCTCGAGCGACCCGTGCTGCGGGCGCCGGTCGCGGCGACCAGCGTGGGCTGGCTCGACGGCGAGCTGCGGCTCGACCTCATGTACCTCGAGGACTCGAAGGCTGGCGTCGACCTGAACCTGGTCGCCACCGCCGACGGCGGCATCGTCGAGGTGCAGGGCACCGCGGAGGGAGCGCCCATCCCGCGTGGCGATCTCGATCGCATGGTGGACCTCGGCCTCGACGGCGTGCAGCGGCTCGTCGCCATGCAGCGGGCCGCGCTCGAGGCGCACGGCGTGGACCTCGGCGCCCTCACCCAGGCCGCGCCGTGA